A window from Pedobacter africanus encodes these proteins:
- a CDS encoding response regulator, translating to MIAEKKTNKFRLSRILAVEDDKDLAEIIQEVFDQSGYQSLILRRSEDIIDQMFDFKPDLVLLDYLLPGINGGELCGQIKRHQAFSKIPVIIYSAYPKVLTSLGDYGCDLFLPKPFDLDELAKHIETLLLKKEHSTLLH from the coding sequence ATGATCGCAGAAAAAAAAACAAATAAATTTCGGTTATCCCGAATCCTGGCAGTTGAAGACGATAAAGATCTGGCCGAAATTATTCAGGAAGTATTTGATCAATCTGGCTACCAAAGTCTTATACTTCGGAGAAGCGAAGATATTATCGATCAAATGTTTGATTTTAAACCCGATTTGGTATTGCTGGATTATTTATTACCCGGAATAAATGGCGGCGAACTTTGTGGCCAGATCAAACGGCACCAAGCGTTTAGCAAGATTCCTGTGATCATCTATTCAGCTTATCCAAAGGTACTTACCTCGTTAGGCGATTACGGATGTGATTTATTCCTGCCAAAACCCTTTGATCTGGATGAGTTAGCCAAACACATTGAAACGTTATTGTTAAAGAAAGAACACTCGACCTTGCTACATTAA
- a CDS encoding zinc-binding alcohol dehydrogenase family protein: MKAIGFKTSLPITEKESFIEFEAPVPKAEGHDLLVKIKAISINPVDFKIRQNAAKDTILDTPKVIGWDACGVVEAVGDEVTLFKKGDEVYYAGDINRSGSNAEYQLVDERITGKKPLSLTAAEAAAMPLTVLTAWEILFDRIRISPEKDKGKSLLIIGGAGGMGSIAIQLAKKIAGLTVIATASRPESIQWCKEMGADIVVDHRNLSAAMNAAGFNTVDFILDFVDTSAYWDAMADLIKPQGHIASITGAGTPVALNKLKSKSVSFSWEFMFTRSSFQTDDMQEQHHILNRVADLLDDGVLKHTLTTTLNGLTAGNLKTAHGLQEGGKTIGKTVILL; the protein is encoded by the coding sequence ATGAAAGCTATAGGATTTAAAACCTCATTACCCATTACTGAAAAAGAAAGTTTTATAGAATTTGAAGCACCGGTACCCAAGGCTGAGGGGCACGACCTGCTGGTAAAAATAAAAGCCATTAGCATAAATCCGGTAGATTTTAAGATACGGCAGAATGCGGCTAAGGATACCATATTGGATACACCAAAGGTAATTGGCTGGGATGCCTGTGGTGTTGTTGAAGCCGTAGGTGACGAGGTAACGCTATTTAAAAAAGGAGATGAGGTGTATTATGCGGGCGATATTAACCGCAGCGGAAGCAATGCGGAATATCAGCTGGTGGATGAGCGGATAACCGGAAAAAAGCCTTTGTCGCTCACAGCTGCGGAGGCTGCGGCAATGCCGCTCACCGTACTTACCGCATGGGAGATCCTGTTCGACAGGATCCGCATCAGTCCTGAAAAAGACAAAGGTAAAAGCCTGCTGATTATTGGTGGCGCTGGTGGTATGGGATCTATAGCCATACAACTGGCAAAAAAAATAGCCGGACTTACCGTGATTGCCACTGCGTCTCGTCCTGAAAGTATCCAGTGGTGTAAGGAAATGGGGGCTGATATAGTCGTAGATCACCGCAACCTGAGCGCAGCCATGAATGCTGCAGGATTCAACACGGTGGATTTTATCCTTGATTTTGTAGATACCAGTGCTTATTGGGATGCCATGGCCGATTTGATCAAGCCGCAAGGCCATATTGCTTCAATTACCGGGGCTGGTACACCTGTTGCACTGAACAAATTGAAAAGTAAAAGTGTGAGCTTTAGCTGGGAATTTATGTTTACCCGCTCTTCATTTCAGACGGATGACATGCAGGAACAGCATCATATATTAAATCGTGTGGCAGATTTGCTGGATGACGGTGTTTTAAAACATACGCTGACCACCACCCTTAACGGACTTACCGCCGGTAATCTTAAAACTGCTCATGGCTTACAGGAGGGCGGTAAAACCATTGGTAAAACCGTAATTTTGCTCTAG
- the nagA gene encoding N-acetylglucosamine-6-phosphate deacetylase, producing MQSQRLKIYNGQVITPYKIIKQAAVLIEDGKIVAIREGNPDFPDAEEIDAGGNYISPGFIDLHIHGGGGHDFMDNTIEAFLGIAETHARYGTTAMCPTTLTSEKEDLLETLRIYEQADKLNVKGAQFIGMHLEGPYFALSQRGAQDPRYIRDPDPSEYKEILASTNVIKRWSAAPELKGAIEFGRYLKSNGVLAAVAHTDAIYEEVLEAFENGYTLATHFYSSMSGVTRRECFRYAGVVESGYLIDEMDVEIIADGVHLPAPLLKLIFKIKGAGRTALITDAMRGAGMPPGDSILGSLKNGLKVIIEDGVAKLPDKSSFAGSVATADRLVRNMVQMAGVSLEDAVRMISKTPARIMGLESRKGALVAGKDADLVIFDKDINIRHTIVNGKVVYSRP from the coding sequence ATGCAAAGCCAAAGGCTAAAAATATACAATGGGCAGGTCATCACGCCCTATAAAATCATTAAACAGGCCGCTGTGCTGATTGAGGACGGAAAGATTGTAGCCATACGGGAGGGAAACCCTGATTTTCCGGATGCGGAGGAAATTGATGCCGGGGGAAATTACATCTCGCCAGGTTTTATAGACCTGCACATTCATGGGGGCGGGGGCCACGATTTTATGGACAATACCATCGAAGCATTTCTGGGCATCGCTGAAACCCATGCCCGTTATGGCACTACGGCCATGTGCCCAACCACGCTCACGAGTGAAAAGGAAGACCTGCTGGAAACCCTGCGGATTTATGAGCAGGCAGACAAGCTGAACGTTAAGGGAGCCCAATTTATAGGCATGCACCTGGAGGGGCCATATTTTGCCCTGAGCCAGAGAGGGGCACAGGACCCAAGGTATATCCGCGATCCTGACCCTTCGGAATACAAGGAAATACTGGCCTCTACAAATGTGATTAAAAGGTGGAGTGCCGCGCCCGAGTTAAAGGGGGCTATTGAATTTGGCAGGTACCTGAAATCGAATGGGGTACTGGCGGCAGTAGCGCATACAGATGCCATTTATGAGGAAGTACTAGAGGCCTTTGAAAATGGCTATACACTAGCCACACACTTTTATTCCAGCATGTCGGGCGTAACGAGGCGCGAGTGTTTCCGCTATGCAGGCGTAGTAGAAAGCGGCTACCTGATTGACGAAATGGATGTGGAAATCATAGCTGATGGCGTCCATCTGCCGGCCCCACTGCTAAAACTGATCTTTAAAATAAAAGGCGCAGGGCGCACTGCACTCATTACCGATGCCATGCGGGGTGCGGGAATGCCACCCGGTGACAGTATATTGGGGAGTTTAAAGAACGGCCTGAAGGTGATCATAGAAGACGGTGTGGCCAAGCTGCCCGATAAAAGTTCTTTTGCAGGAAGTGTGGCCACGGCCGACCGGCTGGTGCGGAACATGGTGCAAATGGCCGGGGTTTCGCTGGAAGATGCGGTAAGGATGATCAGTAAAACCCCGGCCCGTATCATGGGTCTGGAATCGCGTAAAGGCGCGCTGGTTGCAGGTAAAGATGCCGACCTGGTGATCTTCGATAAGGATATCAATATCCGGCACACCATCGTAAATGGAAAAGTAGTTTACAGCCGCCCTTAG
- a CDS encoding SDR family oxidoreductase codes for MSTLNNKVILVTGASRGIGAEIAKQLAAAGAKVIVNYAGGKDAADKVVFAIKEQGGDAIALQADVSKAEEVATLFDNTISHYGKVDVLVNNAGIMITKLIKDTTDEDFTRQFDVNVKGTFNTLREAATKLADNGSIINFSSTTTKLLMPTYGTYVATKGAVEQLTRVFAKEVGARGINVNAILPGPTDTELFTKGKSQEVIDRLASLNAFNRLGEPADIAKIVVFLASDDAKWISGQTIGANGAMA; via the coding sequence ATGAGCACATTAAATAACAAAGTAATCCTTGTGACGGGAGCGTCAAGAGGCATCGGTGCTGAAATAGCAAAACAGCTGGCTGCAGCCGGTGCAAAAGTAATCGTAAACTATGCTGGCGGGAAAGATGCCGCAGACAAGGTCGTGTTTGCTATCAAGGAGCAAGGAGGCGATGCCATTGCCTTACAGGCTGATGTCAGCAAGGCTGAGGAAGTGGCTACTCTTTTTGACAACACGATTAGTCATTATGGAAAGGTTGACGTACTGGTTAATAACGCGGGCATCATGATTACCAAGCTAATTAAAGACACTACTGATGAGGACTTCACCCGCCAGTTCGATGTCAATGTAAAAGGTACGTTCAACACATTAAGGGAGGCTGCTACCAAACTTGCTGATAACGGCAGCATCATTAACTTTTCTTCCACTACCACAAAGCTGTTGATGCCAACCTATGGCACATACGTAGCTACTAAAGGTGCGGTTGAACAATTGACCCGCGTTTTTGCCAAAGAAGTTGGCGCAAGAGGAATCAATGTAAATGCCATCCTTCCCGGACCTACCGATACCGAATTGTTCACGAAAGGCAAATCCCAGGAAGTAATTGACCGTCTGGCTTCGCTAAACGCGTTTAACCGTTTGGGTGAACCGGCAGATATTGCCAAAATAGTGGTCTTCCTTGCCAGCGATGATGCCAAATGGATAAGTGGACAAACGATTGGCGCCAACGGCGCCATGGCCTAA
- a CDS encoding sugar MFS transporter translates to MAKQPVSSVSVGSLSKGDTLISILIIGLLFFIFGFVSWINAILIPYFKIACELSNFESYLVAFAFYISYFVMSVPSSFLLKSVGFKKGMMIGFWTMALGAFIFVPAALTRTYEIFLLGLFSLGAGLAILQTAANPYITVLGPKERAAQRISIMGICNKGAGILAPLLFAAVILKATDGELFKQLPLMSATEKSAALDELIRRVIVPYACVGTVLIGLGLMVRYSPLPEIDTEHESEDLAAANSGKTSIFQFPHLILGAVAIFLHVGTQVIAIDTIIGYAGSMNIHLLEAKVFPSYTLFATICGYTIGILIIPKFISQVNVLRICTLLGTVFTLLIIFGHGSVNILGHTADISIWFVVLLGLANSLVWAGIWPLALDGLGRYTKLGASIMIMGLCGNAIMPLFYGYLADVYDLRTAYWVLFPCYLYLVFYAFKGYQIRNWSIQSINR, encoded by the coding sequence ATGGCCAAACAACCAGTTTCTTCTGTATCGGTAGGTTCCCTGAGTAAGGGAGATACCTTGATTTCCATCCTCATTATCGGGTTATTGTTTTTTATATTTGGTTTTGTCTCCTGGATAAATGCCATCCTGATCCCCTATTTCAAGATCGCCTGCGAGCTGAGCAATTTTGAGTCTTACCTGGTGGCTTTCGCTTTTTACATTTCCTATTTTGTCATGTCTGTACCTTCCTCCTTTCTGTTAAAATCTGTAGGTTTTAAAAAAGGGATGATGATTGGTTTCTGGACGATGGCCCTTGGTGCGTTTATATTTGTACCGGCTGCGCTGACCCGCACTTACGAGATCTTTTTACTGGGCTTGTTTTCTCTGGGTGCAGGCCTGGCCATACTGCAAACTGCCGCCAATCCCTACATTACGGTTTTAGGCCCTAAAGAAAGGGCCGCCCAACGCATCAGCATCATGGGCATTTGCAATAAAGGTGCGGGCATACTGGCGCCATTGCTATTTGCCGCGGTGATCTTAAAAGCTACTGATGGCGAGCTGTTTAAGCAATTGCCTTTAATGAGTGCGACAGAAAAGAGCGCTGCACTTGATGAACTGATCAGGAGGGTGATTGTACCCTATGCCTGTGTAGGTACTGTACTGATTGGCCTGGGCCTGATGGTGCGTTACTCGCCCTTGCCCGAAATTGATACCGAACATGAAAGCGAAGACCTGGCTGCTGCCAACTCTGGTAAGACCAGTATCTTTCAGTTTCCTCACCTTATACTTGGTGCTGTTGCCATATTCCTGCATGTAGGTACGCAGGTTATTGCCATTGATACAATCATAGGTTATGCCGGCTCCATGAATATCCATCTGCTGGAAGCCAAAGTCTTTCCTTCCTATACGCTGTTTGCCACCATTTGTGGTTATACCATTGGGATACTGATCATCCCGAAATTCATTAGCCAGGTAAATGTACTGCGCATTTGTACCCTGCTGGGTACAGTGTTTACATTGCTGATCATTTTTGGCCATGGTTCGGTTAACATTCTTGGGCATACGGCCGATATTTCCATCTGGTTTGTAGTGTTGCTCGGACTGGCAAATTCATTGGTGTGGGCGGGTATATGGCCGCTAGCACTTGATGGTCTGGGCAGGTATACCAAACTGGGTGCATCCATTATGATCATGGGCCTTTGCGGTAATGCCATTATGCCGCTTTTTTATGGCTACCTTGCTGATGTATATGACCTCAGGACTGCCTATTGGGTGCTGTTCCCGTGTTACCTGTACCTGGTGTTTTATGCATTTAAAGGTTACCAGATCAGAAACTGGTCAATCCAATCAATTAATCGTTAA
- a CDS encoding cupredoxin domain-containing protein: MKKLLFVLFLSFACTSIYAQVKANSPSTTMYCNGDSYGFYIDEIPGAVSYTWSVQGWAGGATVWPGWDTAIDMTFSKPGIYDIICTVQMDSGPDQVYALAVDVYEE; this comes from the coding sequence ATGAAAAAACTATTGTTTGTTTTGTTTCTGTCTTTTGCCTGCACAAGTATCTATGCCCAGGTAAAAGCAAACTCACCCAGCACCACCATGTACTGTAATGGCGATTCTTATGGCTTCTACATTGATGAGATTCCGGGAGCAGTTTCTTACACCTGGTCTGTTCAGGGCTGGGCAGGCGGAGCAACGGTATGGCCAGGATGGGACACGGCAATTGATATGACTTTTTCAAAACCCGGAATTTACGACATCATATGCACCGTTCAAATGGACAGTGGTCCCGATCAGGTGTATGCCTTGGCAGTGGATGTGTATGAAGAATAG
- a CDS encoding Gfo/Idh/MocA family protein, whose translation MKPEELSRRQFLTRNALALSGLALSYAGVPAVAQGHFRNDSIRIGVIGTGSRGTGLIKLIGGIPELQVTACCDPIAEHLKNGLKQAAKGAKAYTEYRKLLEDKSIDAVIIATPLYLHCPMAADALSAGKHVYLEKSMSYNIAEAIALEKKVRQSSLVFQVGYQYRYFGLYHKVKEVMEQNWLGKITHFECQYNRNSNWRFPVSDPKMERAINWRMYKEYCGGPLSELCAHAIDAVHYLTDSRPLKVTAMGGVNYWKDGRDTYDNIRAIYEYPKDIKVSVTSVLSNAYNGYGIRILGDKATLEIQRDKAFIYPEVLNNKKGTVDGVTGATIAVTTQGKGNELVFEKPGEKSLEPTVYALKDFAKCILTKTRPLSNAATAKDSSIAIHMGNTAAETETLQLWKPEYSI comes from the coding sequence ATGAAACCGGAAGAACTTTCAAGAAGACAATTTTTAACCAGGAATGCGCTGGCTTTGTCGGGCTTAGCGTTAAGCTATGCAGGTGTTCCTGCTGTAGCGCAGGGCCATTTCAGAAATGATAGCATCAGGATAGGGGTAATTGGTACCGGATCAAGGGGCACCGGCCTGATCAAACTTATTGGCGGGATCCCGGAACTGCAGGTTACTGCCTGCTGTGACCCTATAGCCGAACACCTCAAAAATGGATTGAAACAGGCCGCTAAAGGTGCTAAAGCCTATACAGAATACCGTAAGCTGCTGGAAGATAAAAGTATTGATGCAGTGATCATCGCCACCCCGCTTTATCTGCATTGCCCAATGGCGGCAGATGCGCTGTCGGCCGGGAAGCATGTATACCTCGAGAAATCCATGTCGTACAACATTGCCGAGGCTATTGCACTGGAAAAAAAGGTGCGGCAATCCAGCCTGGTTTTTCAGGTAGGCTACCAGTACCGCTATTTTGGTTTGTACCATAAGGTAAAAGAAGTAATGGAACAGAACTGGCTTGGCAAGATCACTCATTTTGAATGCCAGTATAACCGGAACTCCAACTGGCGTTTTCCGGTAAGTGATCCAAAAATGGAGCGCGCCATCAATTGGAGGATGTACAAGGAATATTGTGGAGGGCCTTTGTCTGAATTGTGTGCGCATGCCATAGATGCCGTACATTACCTCACCGATTCCCGTCCCTTAAAGGTGACTGCAATGGGTGGTGTAAATTACTGGAAAGACGGCAGGGATACCTACGACAACATCAGGGCCATTTACGAATATCCAAAAGACATAAAAGTGAGTGTAACATCGGTGCTGTCCAATGCCTATAACGGCTATGGTATCCGTATTCTGGGCGATAAAGCAACCCTTGAGATACAGCGCGACAAGGCATTCATTTATCCTGAAGTGTTGAACAACAAAAAGGGCACGGTAGATGGGGTTACGGGGGCTACCATTGCGGTTACCACCCAAGGAAAAGGTAATGAGCTGGTATTTGAAAAACCCGGCGAAAAATCGTTAGAGCCAACGGTATATGCTTTGAAAGACTTTGCAAAATGTATCCTTACAAAAACGAGGCCTCTATCCAACGCAGCTACCGCAAAAGATTCGTCCATAGCCATTCACATGGGCAATACAGCAGCAGAAACAGAAACATTACAACTCTGGAAACCAGAATATTCAATTTAA
- a CDS encoding glucosamine-6-phosphate deaminase — translation METSVTNSPEELGIAAGKAAADLIRETIASNGKANIILATGASQFETLNQLIKEDIDWSKVTMFHLDEYIDLPESSPASFRKYLKERFLEKVSPLKAVYLVNGENNPEAECKRLGEIIQQNPIDVALVGIGENGHLAFNDPPADFDTHVPYLVVNLDEQCRKQQFGEGWFKSIDDVPTQAISMSVQQILKSKHIICSVPDRRKAQAVKDSLEQPVSNKYPSSILQLHPDCRFYFDKASAELLSTV, via the coding sequence ATGGAAACAAGCGTAACAAACAGTCCTGAGGAACTCGGAATTGCCGCCGGAAAGGCTGCGGCAGACCTCATCAGGGAAACCATCGCCAGCAATGGCAAAGCGAACATTATCCTGGCCACAGGGGCGAGCCAGTTTGAAACTTTAAACCAGCTGATCAAAGAAGATATTGACTGGAGTAAGGTAACCATGTTCCATCTGGATGAATACATTGACCTGCCGGAATCTTCTCCTGCCAGTTTCAGAAAATACCTTAAAGAACGCTTCCTCGAAAAAGTTTCGCCTTTAAAAGCAGTATATCTTGTTAATGGCGAGAACAACCCGGAAGCAGAATGCAAACGCCTGGGCGAGATCATTCAGCAAAACCCTATAGATGTAGCCCTGGTGGGCATTGGTGAAAACGGCCACCTGGCCTTTAACGATCCACCTGCAGATTTTGATACCCATGTACCTTACCTGGTGGTGAACCTGGATGAGCAATGCCGCAAACAGCAATTTGGAGAAGGATGGTTTAAAAGTATTGACGATGTACCTACCCAGGCCATCAGCATGTCGGTTCAGCAGATCCTGAAATCCAAGCACATCATCTGCTCTGTGCCGGACCGCAGGAAGGCCCAGGCGGTAAAGGATAGCCTGGAGCAGCCGGTAAGCAATAAATATCCTTCGAGTATATTACAGCTGCACCCGGATTGCAGATTCTATTTCGATAAAGCCTCCGCAGAACTGCTTTCAACAGTGTAA
- a CDS encoding DUF2461 domain-containing protein, translating into MSKFTEQQELIHESAFSFLNTLKDNNNRDWFNTHKAEFQKEQNLIEGFAEALLEKLSLHDVIETPSGKKSLYRIYRDTRFSTDKTPYKTHWSGSFKRATKYRRGGYYFQIEPGNSFIAGGFWGPVPADLKLIREDIAFDAAPLKKIISSPSFVTKFEILRGEQLKTAPKGFDQDHEAIDLLRYKQFLLRRKFTDKEVLSDSFLTEASLTFQAMRPFFDYMTEVLTSDSNGL; encoded by the coding sequence ATGTCAAAATTCACTGAACAACAAGAACTGATCCATGAAAGTGCTTTCAGTTTCCTGAATACTTTAAAAGACAACAACAATCGGGACTGGTTCAATACCCATAAAGCAGAATTCCAAAAAGAGCAAAACCTTATTGAGGGCTTTGCCGAGGCTTTGCTGGAAAAACTATCGCTCCACGATGTAATAGAAACACCCTCGGGTAAAAAAAGCCTGTACCGCATATATAGGGACACCCGCTTTTCGACAGATAAAACACCTTATAAAACCCATTGGAGTGGTAGCTTTAAACGTGCAACCAAATACCGCAGGGGTGGATACTATTTTCAGATTGAACCCGGCAACAGTTTCATTGCCGGCGGGTTCTGGGGCCCGGTACCTGCCGATTTGAAACTGATCAGGGAGGACATTGCATTCGACGCAGCCCCCTTAAAAAAGATCATCAGCAGCCCATCATTTGTAACTAAATTTGAAATATTGAGGGGCGAACAGTTAAAAACAGCTCCCAAAGGTTTTGACCAGGACCACGAGGCCATTGACCTTTTACGCTATAAGCAGTTCCTGCTCAGGAGAAAGTTTACTGATAAAGAAGTTCTGTCAGACAGTTTTTTAACCGAAGCCAGCCTTACCTTCCAGGCCATGCGCCCGTTTTTTGATTACATGACTGAGGTGCTGACCAGCGACAGCAACGGTTTATAA
- a CDS encoding Gfo/Idh/MocA family protein: protein MKNNRRDFLKLSGLAGLGLASSGILSGYNPAENPGQDDILKLAKRVHKQEFNMSGYAAPKLDTVRIGFIGLGNRGAAAVKRMARIAGTSINALCDLRPEKAAASLDNLKKTAHKPVVYTDKEEAWKKLCEREDIDLIYIATPWELHTPMAVYAMNHGKHVCTEVPAATTLEECWQLVQTSERTKKHCMMLENCCYDFFEMLTLNMARQGYFGDIIHCEGAYIHDLLEGNFSKTKYYDMWRLKENIKHKGNLYPTHGLGPICQVMNINRGDKMDYLVSVSSNDFMMNEMARELAAKDAFFKPYVGKAYRGNMSTTTIKTQLGRTIMVQHDVTSPRPYSRLHLISGTKGTAQKYPLPARISNSHEGWLSEADFKAVEEKYTPNLVRKIGEMAKAVGGHGGMDFLMDWRTIDCLRNGLPLDQDVYDAALWSSILPLSEWSVNNRSNSIDVPDFTGGSWKKNLPVDISLSKGGTTGVI from the coding sequence ATGAAGAACAACAGGAGAGATTTTTTAAAACTGAGCGGCCTTGCGGGCCTCGGACTGGCCTCTTCCGGTATTTTATCGGGTTACAACCCTGCTGAAAATCCGGGGCAGGATGACATCCTTAAGCTGGCCAAAAGGGTACACAAGCAGGAGTTTAACATGAGCGGCTATGCCGCCCCCAAACTGGATACGGTGCGTATAGGTTTCATAGGCCTGGGCAACCGTGGTGCCGCAGCTGTAAAACGCATGGCCAGGATTGCCGGTACCAGCATCAATGCGCTGTGCGATCTCCGTCCGGAAAAGGCTGCTGCATCACTTGATAATTTAAAAAAGACCGCACACAAACCTGTGGTTTACACCGATAAGGAAGAAGCCTGGAAAAAACTCTGCGAGCGTGAGGATATTGATCTCATTTATATAGCTACTCCCTGGGAACTGCATACCCCAATGGCTGTTTATGCCATGAACCATGGCAAGCACGTATGCACAGAAGTTCCCGCAGCTACCACACTTGAAGAGTGCTGGCAACTGGTACAAACTTCTGAGCGTACAAAAAAGCATTGTATGATGCTGGAAAACTGCTGCTATGACTTTTTTGAAATGCTTACCCTGAACATGGCCAGACAGGGTTATTTTGGCGATATCATCCATTGCGAAGGTGCCTATATACACGACCTGCTGGAAGGAAATTTTTCTAAGACCAAGTATTACGATATGTGGAGGTTAAAGGAGAACATCAAACATAAAGGCAACTTATATCCTACCCACGGGCTTGGCCCGATATGCCAGGTGATGAACATCAACCGCGGCGATAAAATGGATTACCTGGTGTCGGTTTCTTCAAATGATTTCATGATGAACGAAATGGCCAGGGAACTGGCCGCCAAAGATGCCTTTTTTAAACCTTATGTGGGCAAGGCCTACAGGGGCAACATGAGTACCACTACCATAAAAACGCAGCTGGGCCGTACCATTATGGTGCAGCACGATGTGACCTCGCCAAGGCCTTACTCCCGTCTGCACCTCATTAGCGGAACAAAGGGTACCGCCCAAAAATACCCCTTACCTGCACGCATTTCCAACAGCCATGAAGGCTGGCTTTCTGAAGCTGATTTCAAAGCTGTGGAGGAAAAATATACCCCTAACCTGGTCAGGAAGATCGGTGAGATGGCCAAAGCAGTAGGCGGGCACGGCGGAATGGACTTTCTGATGGACTGGCGTACCATAGATTGTTTGAGGAACGGATTGCCTTTAGACCAGGATGTTTATGATGCTGCACTCTGGAGCTCGATACTCCCCTTGAGCGAGTGGTCTGTAAATAACCGTTCAAATTCTATTGATGTTCCCGACTTTACCGGGGGATCCTGGAAGAAGAATTTACCTGTAGATATTTCCCTTTCAAAGGGCGGCACAACAGGAGTAATTTAA
- a CDS encoding LacI family DNA-binding transcriptional regulator: protein MARHYVTIKDIAKILNISVSTVSRALRDTYDVNQETKEKVLALAAELNYKPNFNATGLAKGSTHNLGVILPFITNYYFSTVITGIQEVAYNNGYNIILFVTNDSPERELAIMENLSVSSLDGLLVSISSNADSCSHFQEIVDEGIPVVFFDRVASEIETSKVMQDDYNGAFEAVAHLIENGYRKIAHIAGPKGLSFTEARLQGYLDALKQHNIEPNEDWVVYSGFSQEHGEADTLQLLQLKQQPDAIFAVNDRKAIGAMLTLKNKGIKVGEEFGVIGFTNDPMSTIISPSLSTIAEPAFEIGKLSCELLIKHITKKYFHAEEIVLPGKLIVRESSSRKN, encoded by the coding sequence ATGGCCCGTCATTACGTAACGATAAAGGATATTGCAAAAATTTTAAATATTTCTGTCTCTACGGTATCCAGGGCCTTAAGGGATACCTACGATGTAAACCAGGAAACTAAGGAAAAGGTATTGGCCCTTGCTGCTGAGCTGAATTACAAGCCCAACTTTAATGCAACCGGACTGGCCAAGGGCAGCACGCACAACCTTGGGGTAATTCTGCCCTTTATTACCAATTATTATTTTTCTACGGTTATTACCGGCATCCAGGAAGTAGCTTACAATAACGGTTATAATATTATTTTGTTTGTCACCAACGACTCACCTGAAAGGGAACTGGCCATCATGGAAAACCTCTCAGTTTCCAGTCTGGACGGACTGCTGGTCTCCATATCTTCAAATGCCGATTCCTGCAGCCATTTTCAGGAGATCGTAGACGAAGGCATCCCCGTGGTGTTCTTTGACCGTGTAGCCAGTGAAATTGAAACCTCGAAAGTAATGCAGGACGACTACAATGGTGCTTTTGAAGCCGTAGCGCACCTGATTGAGAATGGATATAGAAAAATCGCACATATTGCAGGTCCTAAAGGGCTTAGCTTTACCGAAGCCAGGCTACAGGGCTACCTGGACGCATTGAAACAGCACAACATTGAGCCGAACGAAGATTGGGTAGTTTATTCAGGCTTTTCGCAGGAGCACGGGGAAGCCGACACCCTGCAGCTTTTGCAATTGAAACAGCAGCCAGATGCCATTTTTGCCGTGAACGACAGAAAAGCCATAGGTGCCATGCTTACCCTAAAAAACAAAGGGATTAAAGTGGGGGAAGAGTTTGGCGTGATTGGCTTTACCAACGACCCCATGTCGACGATTATCTCGCCCAGCTTATCGACTATTGCAGAACCTGCTTTCGAAATCGGAAAACTAAGTTGCGAGCTCCTGATCAAACACATCACCAAGAAATACTTTCATGCCGAAGAAATTGTATTGCCGGGCAAACTGATCGTCAGGGAATCGAGCAGCAGAAAAAACTAA